In Solanum pennellii chromosome 7, SPENNV200, the following are encoded in one genomic region:
- the LOC107024197 gene encoding condensin complex subunit 2, whose protein sequence is MAEILSPNPKLKGPGPFSPTKFVLGSNDDKLERAQARAARAAVIRRKPIPVAPPPSEDPCLDKEQILELFQNCIKLASENKINQKNTWELGLIDHLCEIVKVEQENDSETNFQKASCTLEAGVKIYSMRVDSVHSEAYKVLGGINRVGNANEQDPAAEGANAENDQQEGHIRKEQDRKLSPLSTLESSFDSLNVKKFDAAFAVDPLYHQTSAQFDEGGAKGLLLNNLGIYGNCRVFFDSFEIPGKSVPEAVRHDRTDSIDVSFAKDCVEEMVLNMPKKDEISPSLRHIICQFSGEMPVPAETDFSDQISPEQNSEPFGPDVDDDAFDNCGAWPMDHDDGISLSEQGSHDVDQISSNQQEDSQPFTFPDAEDDDRSERVDDYLFLSLGFSSKHNSWAGPDHWKYRKVKVSEEPSNEDGSPVKTKKMKSRKAEPEIDFTKALDTDLLHVFAPPKNPKLLLLPANRTPCNRLLPEDCHYQPENLVKLFLRPNVTCLGRRGKQIPDEAGQQSEDFGAMPSWDDDGGFPEAFDDGNTFSDVEESSTLVSQPRQVNKIEVQYDKTSKQVDVQALKETLWDQLNQTSVEEEGASFKHILAAFPNECKASTSVDAISPHLCFICLLHLANEHGLRIQGCHSLDDLSIQLETHERSS, encoded by the exons ATGGCGGAAATCCTAAGCCCTAATCCCAAACTGAAAGGTCCAGGTCCATTTTCTCCGACAAAATTCGTCTTGGGCTCCAATGACGACAAGCTCGAACGCGCTCAAGCACGCGCCGCCCGTGCTGCAGTCATCCGTCGTAAGCCCATCCCTGTTGCGCCTCCTCCATCTGAAGATCCTTGTCTTGACAAGGAGCAGATTCTCGAACTCTTCCAGAATTGCATCAAACTCGCCAGTGAAAAT AAAATTAATCAGAAGAATACTTGGGAGCTAGGTCTAATTGATCATCTATGCGAGATAGTTAAAGTTGAACAAGAGAATGATTCCGAGACCAACTTCCAGAAG GCAAGTTGTACTCTTGAGGCTGGAGTTAAGATTTATTCAATGAGGGTGGACTCAGTACATTCAGAGGCTTATAAAGTTCTTGGAGGAATCAATCGTGTTGGTAATGCAAATGAACAAG ATCCTGCTGCAGAGGGTGCTAATGCTGAAAATGACCAGCAGGAAGGCCATATCAGAAAAGAGCAAGATAGAAAG TTATCACCTTTATCTACACTGGAGTCATCATTTGACTCTCTCAACGTGAAGAAATTTGATG CTGCTTTTGCTGTAGATCCTCTTTATCATCAGACATCAGCTCAGTTTGATGAAGGTGGTGCAAAGGGTCTTTTACTGAATAACCTAGGAATCTATGGTAATTGCCGTGTCTTTTTTGATTCGTTTGAGATACCTGGGAAGTCAGTACCAGAAGCAGTTCGGCATGATAGAACAGACTCCATTGATGTATCTTTTGCTAAAG ATTGTGTTGAAGAAATGGTGTTGAATATGCCGAAGAAGGACGAGATATCACCCAGTCTGAGGCATATAATTTGTCAATTTAGTGGAGAGATGCCGGTGCCAGCTGAAACAGATTTTTCTGACCAGATTTCACCAGAACAAAATTCTGAACCGTTTGGCCCAGATGTGGATGATGATGCATTTGACAATTGTGGAGCGTGGCCGATGGATCATGATGATGGAATAAGTTTGTCGGAACAAGGCTCTCACGATGTTGATCAAATTTCATCAAACCAACAGGAG GACAGTCAGCCATTTACTTTTCCTGATGCTGAGGATGATGACAGATCTGAGAGAGTTGATGATTACTTGTTTTTAAGTTTAGGATTTTCTTCAAAGCACAATTCCTGGGCTGGTCCTGATCATTGGAAGTACCGGAAGGTGAAAG TCTCAGAGGAGCCTTCCAATGAAGATGGATCACCAGTTAAGACTAAGAAAATGAAGAGCAGAAAAGCAGAACCTGAAATTGATTTCACGAAAGCACTGGACACTGATCTATTGCATGTCTTTGCTCCTCCAAAGAATCCCAAGTTACTACTCCTTCCAGCAAATAGAACACCGTGTAACAGATTACTTCCAGAAGATTGTCATTATCAACCTGAGAATCTTGTGAAGCTGTTTCTCCGACCCAATGTCACG TGCCTTGGAAGGAGAGGAAAGCAAATCCCAG ATGAAGCTGGTCAACAAAGTGAAGATTTTGGAGCCATGCCGTCTTGGGATGATGATGGTGGATTTCCTGAGGCTTTTGATGATGGCAACACATTCAGTGATGTGGAGGAATCAAGTACACTTGTCTCTCAACCCCGCCAG GTAAACAAGATTGAAGTTCAGTATGATAAAACATCCAAACAAGTAGATGTTCAAGCACTTAAGGAAACACTTTGGGACCAATTGAATCAAACATCAGTTGAG GAAGAAGGTGCATCTTTCAAGCACATCTTGGCTGCTTTTCCAAACGAATGCAAAGCATCAACATCCGTCGATGCAATATCTCCTCATTTATGCTTCATTTGCTTACTGCATCTTGCTAATGAACATGGATTACGGATACAAGGTTGTCACAGCTTGGATGATCTCAGTATACAACTTGAAACTCACGAACGGTCTTCCTAA